AGTGGCTGCTCCATTATGTCTACTGCTCCGGTTGGATCTGTTGTCACAAAAGCATGGCAGTGTTCTGCATCCAGATCTGGCAGCGCTGCACCTGACAGTTTGGCTGCTGCATGGTTAAATGCAGAGGAACAAGAGTGCTTGGCTGGTTTCCAACAGGTCCTGTTgggcagcagaaagccctccaccagcgCAACCTATTTGGCCAAATGGAAGTAGTTTGCTTGTTGGATCTCGAATAAATGCATTCGGTCCAAGCAGGCCTCGCTGCAGTTAATCCTGGACTACCTTTTGCATCTCAAGCTCCAAGGCCTGTCCCTTTCCACTATCAAGGACCACTTGGCTGCTATCTTAGCCTTCCATCCGCCACTCGAGGGTAGGTTGGTTTTGACATGACTGCCAGGTTCCCCAAGGGCCTCGAGTGCCTCTACCCGCACATCAGGGACCCCATCTCTCTGTGAGACCTGAATCTTGTCCTGTCGTGGCTCACAGGACCCTCTCCCCACTTCAAGCCTCTggcttccttctctctccttctcctttcctggAAGGTCACATTGTTGGTTGCAATGACATCTGCCTGCTGGATCTCTGAGATCAGGGCACTTACCTCAGAACTGCCCTATACAGTCTTCTACAAAGACAAAGTCTAACTGCGCCCACACCTGGCTTTCCTGCCCAAGGTGGTCTCACAGTTTCATACACGCCAGGACATTTACTTACCTGTTCTTTTCCCCCAAACTGCATAATGAGGAGGAAGAGCACAGGTTGCATTCCCTAGACATGAGGAGGATGCTAGCCTTCTACACTGAAAGGACCAAGCCATTCCGCAAGTCAATGCAATTGTTCGTCGTGGTGGTCAACAGGATGAAAGGTCGTCCAGTGTCTGCTCAAAAAATTTCTTCTTGTATCACTGCCAGCATTCACTACTGATATGATTAGGCAAGGGTGCCACCTCCGGTGATCGTGAACACCCACTAAACCAGAGCACAAGCCTCTTTGGCAGCTTTCTAGCCCAGttgcctatccaggacatctgtaagATAGCCACCAGGTCACCCATCCACATGTTCACATCCCATTACATGCTTATCCAGCAGGCTCAGGATGATCCTGGTTTCGGTAGAGTAGTGTGACAAGCCACAAGAccatgaactctgagcccacctccaaggatattgcttgtgagtcacctagaatggaatcgacatgagcaaacactcgaagaagaaaaaacggttacctacctttttgtaacttgttgttcttcaagatgtgttgctcatgtccattccattacctgccctcctgcccctctgtcagagttgccagcaagaaggaactgagagggcgcaTGTTCAGTGGCATACTGACGCATGAGCGAAGCACTCAAGGGGGTGCCGCAGGCAACCCTACGGATACCGCTCAGGCAAAAGTCTCTGACTGTGCACTTTGGcgcacacacacctagaatggaatggacatgagcaatacaccttgaagaataacagttacgaaaggtaggtaaccatttctCTCCGCCTCCAACCCCGCCACTTCCCTGATACTTAAAAGTGTAGTATCAGGCTCTGAGATCTTAAATATAAACTGCAACATTCATtttgcccattttaaagataTTCTATAATCTTTTTCAGAACATGAGGGTGCGGACAGTAAAAGGACAAGAGTATTATTCCAAATCAGGGGCAAAATTCCATGGAAAAATGGAACAGAAATTTCTTCTGGTTGACTGTAAGAAAGTCATGTATGGTACTTACAGGTAAGTTCAATACACAAGGCTGTGAGTAGAATATATTTCCTTAAAGGTAATCAGAATATGGCTCTTTCATGATAAGTAATTTTGCTATTTCTAAAAATGGTCAGTATACTCTATGGTTAACTTTGATATAATTTATATTGTATATTATTTAAAAGTCTGACATAGAAGTTTTGTTGGGTAACTAGCATaatgtagggccaaattctgaactcCTCATTCAGTATTTAGTGAATAAGGACTCAAGCACACTCAATTTGGCTTCAGTTCAATGAAGTCAGTAAAAacagaggccatgtctacacttactgggcaTCGACACTGCTGTAATTGATGCAATGGGGTTCGATTTAGCGGgactagtgaagacccactaaattgactgcAGGTTGCTCttccgtcgactccggtactccaccagaatgaaaagagtaaggtaagttgatgggagggcgtctcccgtcgacacagtgcagtgtagataccacagtaagttgacctaagctacgtcaactccagctatgttattcacacagctggagtagcataacttaggtctacttaccctggtagtgtagataaggccagAGTGAGGACCCCAGTATTTGTCCCATACCAATTAATTATTCTTATTTAATAGTCACATTAGAAAACATCACCAAGGTATATTTCATAAGCTCTCCTGTTAAACTTCTATTTGTAATAGTCCTCCAGATACTTGCAtcattaatttgttctttcctgtTTTGTGTTCTACACTGTGgtccaaattcagaggtgataaTGTATAAGGTAAGATAAGTTAGACTCTCTCACACTTGGTTAGATTCCCTTAGACCAACTTATACCTACTTAACAATATACAAATATGTGCAAGGGAGTGAAAATTGGCATAACTTACATACTGAGGAGctggaagagactataaaaatGTGGTAAGCTAAAAGGAGGATGGCCAACTTTGTCTTTCACgttattgtatttttatttgcttttcttgCAACACTTCTCTCTTTTGGCCTCTCAAATTGGTTTGCAGCAATATAGAGattatgggctagatcctcagctggtgactgATAGAGGTTCTGCCAGTGTACAGCAGCTGACAATCTGGCCTTCTATGCTTAGCGAGACTCGGCTAACTAAATTCAAATGTGAGGTGTGCAAGGTGATGAGGGAAGTGACATCAGTGAGTAAGTGTAAGAGGATGCAAAGGGAATCTGACTGGTTTGACCTTTTTCACCGATAATGCCTTTGAAATGTTAGTGTCTGTGAGAATGAGACTTTAAAAAATTCTATGTCTCAAAGAAAAGCATTTTAGAAAATTGCAGTTTTCATGACCTAGCACTATGGGGCCTAAATCATCCATTTCTGCTGAAATTAagcttctattaaaaaaaatgtttctagccaTTATGGTAGCTAAGACTATCTTATTTGAATTTGTCTTCTAAAAATCAGTTAAAACTACAGACTTTTTTTAATGTTCAAAAGTACAGTATGCTCATTTAATAACCTCATTGAAAATGAATGAGAAATAAAACTGTTTTTACGAGTCACTAAGTTAATTTTTTGATGTAATTCtgttatattttaattttcttatttctttcctgaaaaatacaaaactaactaacaaataaaataaaagaagtaAGACCATTCAAATTAACTCAACAATCCTTATTACTATCATTAGGACCAACAAATGGTAACATATTGCTTAATACCTTCACTTTCAgttttctttcattattttgaCGCAAGGAAGAATGGGATCATAAGATAAATGTATATCTGATACAAATGTAATCTACAAAATATGTAGTTTTAATAGTGACATGACAGTGTGACActttactcttgggggaattctgtgccaaaaatttaaaaattctgtgcacaatattttaaaattctgcatattttatttgtcaaaataacgcaatataatcactctggtttcaattatttcagtaatttatttaaactacaatacaatggatggagaaagggagtggggagcattggaggaaatcccccAACCCCTTTGCCTactagtaatgtagctaggtttgatcctttatttctagttattagtcaacaaataaatgcagccatatgctcagtgttacatcataggcaactgaacaGCAGGTGAGGACTGGGGAAttaaactcacaatttatattggctactgaccatgTCCAGAAAgatcagtagcaaacagttcatggagcacattttgacaggaatttttttcattccaaaaatttagaccagttctaatcactaaagcaccataagcattcataaggccatactgtcctttacaccactctggcagtgtaaaggagccttaaaacttttacacctgttttatactcctgggggaattcactaagcaggcaggctgctacattgtGCTCTCCCTGAGGGGACAAAGCCTGCACCATGCCTACCTCCTCAGAAGCCTcagaagccctgcccctccacattGAGCATGCTGCAATAGcaagcaagagggacagagtatttctctctcacacatgcccTAGCTTGCAGCAAAGTAAAggtttgtgtagacaagctcttattTATTCAGAACTGTCAGAAAGACTTTTGCATATATTCCTAATTTACTGTTTTCATATAATAATACAAATTGCTTGTACATACATGTGGCCTCTGACTTGCAGGGCTAATTTTGAACCTACAAATAATTGTACCTACAGTCTTACATACACTATTAATTGCTAGTGAAATTATTTGCACATGTGCACCTATCTACCCAATTTGTGGATGGAAACATTGAAATGCATAGTGTTTGTAAGTACAATTAGATAGTTATGGGCCtaatgcagctcccactgaaatcaatggtaagtcttccactgaattcaaatggAGTTGGGTCAGGCCCTCCATATCTAAGTGCCATGAATCATGTCTACAGTTAACTGCATGAATAAGTATTGGTGCATGAAAAATTGTGCCTGCTAAATCACAGACTGGGCGGAGGCCCTCATAATAATGAGGGCTGGTATGATGCATTTGTCCAAAAGTTTTAGAGTATTATTAATTGTAATTTGTTCTGCTTTCAGCTTTATGTGGTCATTTGAAAAAGCCAACCTCAGCATGGTTCAAGTTATCACAGGACAACTGGTTGAATCCTTTGATGAAGAGTTTAGGACGCTGTATGCCCGTTCCTCTGTTCCTAGTTCATTTGCCCCAGAATTAGTTAGGATAAATAGTCACAGGATACTCTGGGAGAATGGCACATACCAGCATTCACAGTCTTCTTTAGCTTCAGTCTCCAGCCAGCGAAACCTTTTTGGTAGGCAAGACAAAATTCACAAACTAGATCCCATTTACTTGAAAACTCGAGGAAGATATGCAGTGAATGAAATAGATACATATGGTTTGAGAAATCAAACCCACAACAAACTACCCTTTCATCCAGGTTTTAACATGCAAAATAAAATTCAGCAGTATCAACCCAGTGAACAAAATGAGCATTGGAAGAGACatagttatgctggggaaaacCCAGAAAGGACTCCTTACTTTTTGCTACACAGAGCTATTAATCGGACCAATAATCTATCAAATACTTGGAAGATGCCATCTGATAGCCTTAGTATTGTATCTTCATTAAAGGGAGGCTATACAAACAACTGCAATGCACCCCAACAAAGTTTTGCCAATCGGTTTGCACAGCCAAAGATAAATATTGCAGAAAGAAATTCAATTGTACGGAGGTCTTTCAGTGGAACAGATAATCATATCCGCTATCTGCAACAGAGGATGCCAACCCTTGAACACACTACAAAATCATTTCTACGTAACTGGCGAATTGAGTCATACTTAAATGATCAGTCAGATTCCGCTGCAGATTGCAATGGATCAGCAGTCAGTGACAGGTATGAGGGCTATGACACAGCTGAAAATATTAAAGCTCATGCCCTTTATTCTCATTCTCGCCTGAGGTCATCATTAGCTTTTAAGCCAACTTTGCCAGAACAGCAGGAAGTAAGCAGCTGTACAAGTTCTTCAAATTCAACTATCGTTGGTTCAGAGGGAAGTGAAACACCTAAAGGAACACCCAATCATATCCCAATTGTGAAAAATGTGACCAACAAAGAATCAGCAGAGGTCAGCACTAATGTCCCACCTGACTCAGATGAACCGAAAAAGCCTGGAATGCAGGttgcagaaaacaaaaaacctattTTATATCCAAATGCCACTAGGGACCCATCTACCTACATGTACACAGCCTTCTATGTAAACAGACAGGCAGAAAATGTAAAGAACCATCAGAATGAAAATATACTAAAAAGGCGAAGTTTCCCTATGTTTGATAACTCCAAGTCCGCTTTGGATCATGGTGTCAACAAGCAGGCGTCCAGCTATGTGTACAGCACACTGACTAGGCAGAGACTTAAGCGGCCGGAAAATCTAAAGCCCCCAGAAGATACAATAAAAAACTCTAAAAGCTTTCACAGTGTGACCAACCACATAGAACATGAAGATAAAAATCTCAAAGGAGAATCAAAGAGCCCCACTACCACGAAGGCCATCTCTGTGGCTGCTCTAGCTGAAGATAGCAAAGAGGAACCTAGCAAACAATgtactttaaagaaagaaaataggaATTCTCCAAGTTTCCTGAAAAAGGGATCCCAGAAACTGAGGTCATTGCTGAATCTCACACCAGACAAGAAGGAAAACTTGTCAAAAAACAAAGCTCCTGTGTTTTATAGAATGTGCAGCAGTTCTGACACGTTGGTTTCTGAAGGCGAAGAGAATCAAAAGCCAAAAATATCTGAGACTAAGGCTGATTCTTCTCCAAGAAAAAAGAGGATCACATCATCCAATTCACAAGGCAGCTTGCATAAAAGTAAAGAGGATGTCACTGTGAGCCCACCCAAGTCTCCCAAGCCACCCAAGTCTCCCAAGCCACCCAAGTCTCCAAAACCTCCATTTGATGAAAGCAGTAAAAAGTGCCCTACTTTATGCCCCCCTGAAAAGTTCTTAGAAACTGTAGGAGATGCATCCACTCCAAGATTTAATACTGAACAGATCCAGTACCAAGAGGTGAAAGAAGCTATAACTAATGCTACACAGGAAACTGCACCTGTTTCTAGTTCTCCACAAAGAGTAAGCACAATGACATCCCAGCCTGGAAACTCAAAGCACAAAGAGGAGTTATTAAGATCTCGTTTGAGTGAAAGACGTGTTTATAGTCGCTTTGAGCCATTCTTGAAGATGGAAAGCTCTGGTCAACCAGCAAGAAATACACCCAAGACCAGTACACAGCCCccagaaacaaaaagcaaaacctTAGGGAATAACTATGCAAGGGGCAATCAGGTGGCTCATTACAACTCAACCGTATACCATCCATTACAGCCAAATGAAAACAAGCTTCGAGGATTTATGCAAAAGTTTGGAAACTTActatacaaaaacaaataaaacctatATAGTCTGAGGACTGTGTGAAAAATAGCAAAGGCAGCAGGGCTCTAAGTATTGAACTGAATTAGACAGATGGGCAGGCCTGTAAAGTTTACAAGGGTTTCTGCAGGGGTTAGAACCTTGGAATTGATGTATATGTTTTTATGTAATAAACCTAGAGCTATTATACTTCAGTCATTGCACAAGTTCTGTGTCTAAAAGATGTTTTAAATGTGATGTTTATAATGTTTATACTGTAAGATTAATTTGAGATAGATACTTTCCCTCATGCAGAAAGTGTGTAATAATATCTTATAAGTGTGAAAAAGAGGGAGGAGGTTTTTTAAactctaatattttttttcaaaaacctgtcatttaaaaatagaataatactggGATAAGTGGCCTGCTGTGTCTTTTCAGCATTTATGTACTCTTGAAAGTGATAAAAGCAGATGTTAATTAATTGCATGTTACTTAGCCATTTAAACTAATTTTTGAAAACCTCTTACAGACTTTACCATATTACTGATTGTCTCCACAGACTGCTATATTGAACTGTGAGGATAACAAATGGAGAATCTCACTTATTGTACTGAATATTGTATGTAATTACATATCACCACAAACCTCAAAGTTACCCTCCAACCAGGGTGTGGTGTACTTGTTTACAATGTGAAGTGGTTGTAACTGTAgggtgacattttaaaatctattgATGCATCAAGATTTATTGAAAGTAGGCTGCAATTGGAGTTAAACCTTTTGTTGTATATGCCAATATTCCATAATGCATCCTTAGAAACGTGTGCTttcctatatttttaaatttggagCATCAAGGAAGAAAATTAGTCTGTGGATTACCATTTCTCAGGTAAGCTGGTAAATTCTCCATACAGTACTTAGCTTTAAATGTTCGCAATTGAATTTGCAATTCTAAGTAGTTCAGTTAAGAAAAGTTGTAGGCACGTATTTTACTCAAAACTTGAAGTATTTCCAAAGACTAAAGTAATGGAAGCAAGAAAAGAGCTTACCTTTTAGACAGATTGGGTGATATTCTggctccattggagtcagtggtaAAGTACCCATTGACAttagtggagccaagatttcacccatctTGTTTATAAACTCCTGTTCCTAATTTCTTCCTCATTACTATATGGACCAAAGGACCGTGCACAGCAATGCTCACTGTTCACTCAACCAGCTTgcattcaaataatttttttaaagtatggaaATGTTCACAAACTCTTTTCATTTGAATTGGTCAGTGCTAATTTAAGGATTTCTCAGATTGAGATAATCTGTTTGCAAAATTTGGGCTCTGCCAGTAACTTCAATGGACATTGGATCAAGACCCAACCATTTTATTTAACTAAGACATGagtaattcccactgaagtcaataacagtTACTTGTATCAAGCAGTAAGATAATCAGGACCCCACTACTGTGCATAGTAAATATAAGAAGAGTATGAGAGAGAAAATGTTGGTgaagaatatcttttattggaccaacttcttttggtgatagagacaagtttttgagcttatacagagctcttcttcagatctgagaaaccttgtctctctgatatcctggaccaacatggctacaacaacatttcaTATGAGAAGAGTATGATGCTGATGATTAATATTTAATGTTAATTCATTCACAAACGTTTATTTTTAATGTCTATACCTGAACTGATTGTTGAGATGAGCACACCAGTGATTTCTGTAtgttatttcctttattttaatggGGGAGGGATTTTGAATAAGAATATTGTACTGTAGAGGAGAGTAGCTACCATccaaataacttttttaaaagcaacCATATTTTCATGCAGTGATTGTTAATATTATGGAAAAAGTTGTCTTGAATTAATCTCACATCACTGGATTGACAGAAAGGCCCTGATTATGATCTCACTTCATTTAGCTTTATCTGTATAACTTGGAACAAATACGGACCACagcaccatagtatctaagtgctCTACACTCCTATAACCCCACtgagttatttctgatttacactaacatatagtgatccatcccctgtcagctgttctcagcttctggcaaacagaggctagggacaccatctctgcccatcctggctagtagccactgatggacgtatcctccatgaatttatctagttcttttttgaaccgttacagtcttggccttcataacatactctggcaaagagttccacaggttgactgtgcgttgtgtgaagaaatacttctttttgtttgttttaaacctgctacctatcaatttcatttggtgaccccatagttcttgtgttatgagaaggagaaaataacacttccttatttattttctccacaccagtcatgattgtatagacctctatcatatccacctttagaggtctataaaatcattcaGTTTGAAACCTAAAGGAGATGTGACCCAAAGATAATAGGCCTTACGTAGCTGAACTCTGAATTTCCAGATGCAGTTAGGACAGCAGATTGGGCCATGAAATTTGAAAGATAAAGTAAAATGTATAATCAGTGGTTGATGTGAAAGAATTTCCCTCTCCCAACAGCACTCCTCAAAAATTCCAGGGGAGGGATATGctattttaattctttaaaaaaaaacaaaaaaaaaccacatgccTGATTTGTTCATCAGCTAGGTCAGAAACCTGCTTGTTCCTTCCCACCTATTGCTGTGATGGGAGTCCTTGAACTACAGTGTGCTGCATTTCACCTAGAACCCTCTCCTGTTCCCATTAAAATCGCAATGGTTATTGCCAGTGACTTCTATGAGGCAGGATCAGGACATTTCCCAGAGAACAGTTTTAAGCAAAatgatatttaataaaaataaccaaTACATAATGGGGATGGTATTTACAGTTAGTGGTGATCTCTTGTGTCTCAATTGTATCTTGGgtctttctctttccttctacCGAAAGTATTCAGTTCCTTCTTAGCTGAGATATTTGCAGAAAGTATATGAATTGCTTCACTAATACATGTTGTTAGTTTGCCTTTTCCATGCTGAACTGGCAAACCTGGAGCGTTCTGACATGTAGCAGACAGCAATTTCAGATCCTATCTCAGTACAGAAAATGCCTCCTCACAACTATAGGGGGCTGCCCAGTATGGACTCCTGTTGCTCTCTAGACAGCAGCATTTCTTATTAACATTACATCTTTTATGATGAGCAAGTTTTTAGGAGGGTGTCCCAATGAAGAGAACTCCACGGGAATACACACAAGCTGCAGAGCTGCTCATTGACCTGTAAGTCATGATTTGTAGGCAATGGAAGCTCATTTATTTGCATTCTCCTGCCCTGGGAAGCTCTCCAGCATACCACCATGGAAGGTTCATATTTTTCCTTTTGGGGCTTCCATGGCAGGTGTTAAAAATGgcagttctgtgtgtgtgtgtacatacatacatacttgtAGTAAATCTTATGAGATATAGTTTGTTACAATTTTTGGAAAATTACTGTTTCTTCTATCAACGGTAGATTGCTAAGTCAAGAGGAAGAACATAATAAACATTTCCAGTAAAATGCACCTAATATAAATTTGTTTGCCAATTGGTGTTGTGTCTCTAGATGGGTATGGTTGAGAAAATGGTGGGGAAGGCAGGAAAATAGACTGCTCACCTGACACACTTTCTCTACAAGTAGAGTACACAGGGTGTAACATAGTCCAGGAAGGAACCTTCCTTTGGGAGTCTCCTATTAAAATACTGGCAGGATACCATTagcaaaattttattttctttactgaTTTAAGAATACACTAGATGCAAAACACCAAATATTTGCATGTGAACATAGTGCATTTAAGTGTCTGTTCTaaaatgcctgttcttgcctcatCTAGCAGTCAGAGCTCAAAAACCTGATTGTTTCTCACTGATTTTAATGGCCTTTATATCAAGCTCTTAGAACCCAAtctagcaaagcatttaagcatgtgcttatctttaagcactcAAGTAGTCCTAGCATAAAGTTAAAgtataaaattaagcatgtgcttaagtgctttcctttATCATGGTCTAAAGACTCATCATACTACTTGGACATCAAATCACATATTCCAATCAATTGCTAATCTAAATCTAtggtatttttatttacttagagCAATGTCTGGATTTCACACAGCCAAGCTGTAGCCAGATCAGGATTTTATTGCCCCTTCCAAGCCCCATGTAAATGGTAGCTATTGCTTCTGCTGTTTGTAATCTAGATAATGCAAAGGAAATAGACAGGCTAATATACACATATACAAGCATCCAGAATAGGTATTCTTGATTGCAAAGGAGAAAATAGAATTTACAAAAATTTTGAAAGCACCAGGGAATTCCATGAAGCTTGGTTTTGGCCACGCCAGATTAATATGCCTGTTTCTATTCTGGATTTAGTTTTACACTGTTACTCATTACATAAACTCTGGTTTCTCAGTGGAAATACTTACATTACATGGTAGTTATGCCATGCATATACTGTATATGTACAAATGCAAACCAAAATTTGTCAAGAAATAatttattacttt
The genomic region above belongs to Caretta caretta isolate rCarCar2 chromosome 3, rCarCar1.hap1, whole genome shotgun sequence and contains:
- the FAM83B gene encoding protein FAM83B — encoded protein: MEASSMLSSLHDECRSDNYIEPHYKEWYRVAIDALIEGGLEAYQEFLSKERCSEFLAEEEINYILNTVQKLPQNTVYSPDNAVDDTSSSGTYWPIESDVEAPNLDLGWPYLMPGMSGGTNIDLLFHPPRVQPFTIKETIRKMIREARKVIAIIMDMFTDVDIFREIVEASTRGIAVYILLDEFNFSHFLKMTEKQGFQVQRFRNMRVRTVKGQEYYSKSGAKFHGKMEQKFLLVDCKKVMYGTYSFMWSFEKANLSMVQVITGQLVESFDEEFRTLYARSSVPSSFAPELVRINSHRILWENGTYQHSQSSLASVSSQRNLFGRQDKIHKLDPIYLKTRGRYAVNEIDTYGLRNQTHNKLPFHPGFNMQNKIQQYQPSEQNEHWKRHSYAGENPERTPYFLLHRAINRTNNLSNTWKMPSDSLSIVSSLKGGYTNNCNAPQQSFANRFAQPKINIAERNSIVRRSFSGTDNHIRYLQQRMPTLEHTTKSFLRNWRIESYLNDQSDSAADCNGSAVSDRYEGYDTAENIKAHALYSHSRLRSSLAFKPTLPEQQEVSSCTSSSNSTIVGSEGSETPKGTPNHIPIVKNVTNKESAEVSTNVPPDSDEPKKPGMQVAENKKPILYPNATRDPSTYMYTAFYVNRQAENVKNHQNENILKRRSFPMFDNSKSALDHGVNKQASSYVYSTLTRQRLKRPENLKPPEDTIKNSKSFHSVTNHIEHEDKNLKGESKSPTTTKAISVAALAEDSKEEPSKQCTLKKENRNSPSFLKKGSQKLRSLLNLTPDKKENLSKNKAPVFYRMCSSSDTLVSEGEENQKPKISETKADSSPRKKRITSSNSQGSLHKSKEDVTVSPPKSPKPPKSPKPPKSPKPPFDESSKKCPTLCPPEKFLETVGDASTPRFNTEQIQYQEVKEAITNATQETAPVSSSPQRVSTMTSQPGNSKHKEELLRSRLSERRVYSRFEPFLKMESSGQPARNTPKTSTQPPETKSKTLGNNYARGNQVAHYNSTVYHPLQPNENKLRGFMQKFGNLLYKNK